The Shewanella sp. NFH-SH190041 genome has a window encoding:
- a CDS encoding DNA ligase, producing MANLAKGYCLSAIDCISGENIGMCRYWVSGLLLLLALSDSLAVAAERPAVQLASRFSAAPLAEIQTYFISEKYDGVRGFWTGQQMLSRSGRVIPVPDWFTASFPNVPLDGEIWLGRGRFNEVSALVRRHYSQDDPLWQQVKFMVFDLSGNNAPFGERYKHLGQWVDASPYLQIVPQFKVNSLQQLDTLLAQYVADGAEGLMLHHRDAHYQQGRSRDLIKLKLEYDAEATVIGHIPGKGKYTGMLGALQVIGDNGKQFNLGTGFSDAERRMPPPIGAVITYRYRGLTANGLPRFASFLRIRAAQ from the coding sequence ATGGCCAATTTAGCAAAAGGATATTGTCTTAGTGCGATAGATTGTATCTCAGGGGAAAATATTGGCATGTGCCGCTATTGGGTCAGTGGGCTGTTGCTTTTGTTGGCGTTGTCGGACTCATTAGCTGTTGCTGCTGAGCGGCCGGCAGTGCAGTTGGCCAGTCGTTTCAGTGCCGCGCCGCTGGCTGAGATCCAAACTTATTTTATCAGTGAAAAATATGATGGGGTTCGGGGATTTTGGACTGGGCAACAGATGTTGAGCCGTAGTGGTCGGGTTATACCCGTACCTGACTGGTTTACGGCTTCATTTCCCAATGTCCCCTTAGATGGTGAAATTTGGTTGGGGCGTGGTCGTTTTAATGAAGTCTCTGCCTTGGTACGGCGGCATTATAGTCAGGACGATCCATTATGGCAGCAGGTAAAGTTTATGGTGTTTGATTTATCTGGTAATAATGCGCCTTTTGGCGAGCGTTATAAACACCTCGGTCAATGGGTTGATGCATCACCTTATTTGCAGATTGTGCCTCAGTTTAAGGTTAACTCATTACAGCAACTTGATACCTTGCTAGCACAGTATGTTGCTGATGGGGCAGAGGGGTTGATGTTGCACCATCGGGATGCCCATTATCAGCAAGGCCGCAGCCGGGATTTGATCAAACTTAAACTTGAGTACGATGCTGAAGCGACAGTTATTGGGCATATTCCGGGGAAGGGAAAATACACCGGCATGCTGGGAGCATTACAAGTCATAGGCGATAACGGTAAACAATTTAATCTTGGGACTGGATTTAGTGATGCTGAGCGGCGTATGCCGCCACCAATTGGGGCGGTGATTACCTATCGGTACCGGGGGCTGACGGCCAATGGATTACCCCGTTTTGCCAGTTTTCTGCGGATCAGAGCGGCGCAGTAA
- a CDS encoding bifunctional methionine sulfoxide reductase B/A protein has translation MRELNEFERFVIDEKGTERPFSGVYHQHDAPGVYHCRKCDAPLYLSEHKFQAHCGWPAFDDEIPGAVARHLDADGRRTEITCAGCGGHLGHVFSGEYLTDKNLRHCVNSVSMVFKGKDDEPVQPTTALATFGGGCFWCVEAVFRALRGVLKVTPGYAGGDADKADYRSVCSGTTGHAEVVQIEFDPQQISYEALLEVFFTSHDPTTLNRQGNDVGTQYRSVIFAHNAMQQDIASAMIAKLNASGLWSSPLVTELVAFDVFYPAEEYHNDYYARNQEQGYCQLVIGPKLDKVKQIFADKLK, from the coding sequence ATGCGGGAGTTGAATGAATTTGAACGTTTTGTGATTGATGAAAAGGGGACGGAGCGGCCATTTAGTGGTGTGTACCATCAACATGATGCCCCTGGGGTGTATCATTGCCGTAAGTGTGATGCTCCCTTGTATCTGTCTGAGCACAAATTTCAGGCCCACTGTGGTTGGCCGGCATTTGATGATGAAATTCCCGGTGCTGTAGCGCGCCACCTTGATGCTGATGGTCGTCGAACTGAAATTACCTGTGCCGGCTGTGGCGGCCATCTTGGCCATGTTTTTTCTGGTGAATACCTGACGGATAAAAATCTGCGGCATTGTGTAAATTCCGTTTCCATGGTGTTTAAAGGCAAAGATGATGAGCCTGTGCAACCAACAACAGCATTGGCAACTTTTGGTGGCGGCTGCTTTTGGTGTGTTGAGGCTGTATTTAGGGCGTTGCGTGGGGTGTTAAAGGTGACGCCAGGCTATGCGGGTGGGGATGCGGATAAAGCGGATTATCGCAGTGTTTGCAGTGGCACAACTGGCCATGCGGAAGTGGTTCAGATTGAATTTGATCCCCAACAAATTAGTTATGAAGCATTATTGGAAGTCTTTTTCACCAGTCATGACCCTACCACGTTGAACCGTCAAGGCAATGATGTCGGGACTCAATACCGCAGCGTGATATTTGCCCATAACGCCATGCAGCAGGATATTGCCTCTGCCATGATTGCTAAATTAAACGCATCAGGGCTATGGTCATCGCCTTTGGTCACTGAGTTAGTCGCTTTTGATGTCTTCTACCCGGCAGAGGAGTATCACAATGATTACTATGCCAGAAATCAGGAACAGGGTTATTGCCAATTAGTCATTGGCCCTAAACTGGATAAGGTGAAGCAGATTTTTGCGGATAAATTGAAGTAA
- a CDS encoding SulP family inorganic anion transporter, with product MFDIIRHKTASSKADLLSGITVALALVPEAVAFAFVAGVQPMVGLYAAFIMGLVTALIGGRPGMISGATGATAVVMVSLVAQHGLQYLFATVVLAGLIQISAGALRLGKFIRIVPYPVMIGFVNGLAIVIFLAQLGQFKVPDTAGGLHWLQGQQLYTMAALVLLTMAIIHFLPKITTAIPASLAAILVVTAISIGFNLDTRNVLDFLQGMSGDPSATIAGSLPSFAIPHIPLTLDSLFIILPYAFVLAAVGLIESLLTLTVVDEMTGTRGRSNKECVGQGLGNVTCGFFGAMGGCAMIGQSMININSGGRGRLSGITAALALLAFILFGSQLIEMIPLAALVGVMFMVVLGTFEWASFNMMRKVPRSDAFVIVLVTIVTVFTDLAFAVFVGVIVSALVFAWQHAKHIRVSSHTTAAGWKVYQLDGPLFFGSAANFLELFNAADDPQDVIVDFGRSRVADHSALDAIDTLAERYANAGKRLHLRHLSPDCAKVLKKAGNLVEVNVLEDPDYKVADDKLDS from the coding sequence ATGTTCGACATCATACGTCATAAAACCGCCAGTTCTAAGGCTGATCTGCTGTCAGGCATCACAGTCGCATTGGCATTAGTACCAGAAGCGGTGGCATTTGCCTTTGTTGCCGGGGTTCAGCCCATGGTGGGTTTATATGCGGCCTTTATCATGGGGCTGGTTACCGCATTAATTGGTGGACGACCGGGTATGATCTCCGGCGCCACGGGGGCCACCGCTGTTGTCATGGTGTCTCTTGTCGCCCAACACGGATTACAATACCTTTTTGCCACTGTCGTATTAGCAGGGCTTATCCAGATCAGTGCCGGCGCACTAAGACTGGGGAAATTTATCCGTATTGTTCCCTACCCTGTGATGATTGGCTTTGTTAATGGCCTGGCGATTGTCATTTTCCTTGCCCAATTAGGGCAATTTAAAGTTCCAGATACCGCCGGTGGGCTGCACTGGTTACAGGGGCAACAGCTGTATACCATGGCTGCATTGGTATTACTGACCATGGCAATTATTCATTTTTTGCCGAAAATCACGACAGCAATCCCCGCATCTCTGGCCGCCATTTTGGTCGTCACCGCCATCAGCATCGGTTTTAATCTCGATACCCGTAATGTCTTAGACTTCCTACAAGGAATGAGCGGCGATCCTTCCGCCACCATTGCCGGCTCGCTGCCCAGCTTTGCCATTCCCCATATTCCCCTCACACTGGACAGCTTATTCATTATTCTGCCCTATGCCTTTGTCCTTGCTGCAGTCGGATTGATTGAATCTTTGCTAACACTCACAGTAGTGGATGAAATGACCGGCACCCGAGGCCGTTCAAATAAAGAATGTGTCGGACAAGGCTTGGGTAATGTCACCTGTGGCTTTTTTGGTGCCATGGGAGGCTGCGCCATGATTGGCCAGTCAATGATCAACATTAATTCCGGAGGCCGTGGTCGTCTGTCTGGCATTACCGCAGCGCTAGCATTGCTAGCCTTCATTTTGTTTGGCTCACAACTGATCGAAATGATCCCGTTGGCCGCGCTGGTTGGGGTGATGTTCATGGTCGTACTCGGCACCTTTGAGTGGGCCAGTTTCAATATGATGCGTAAAGTACCGCGCTCTGATGCCTTTGTGATTGTATTGGTAACCATAGTCACAGTATTTACTGATCTGGCTTTTGCCGTCTTTGTTGGGGTCATTGTGTCGGCGCTGGTGTTTGCTTGGCAACATGCCAAACATATCCGTGTCAGTAGCCATACCACAGCAGCGGGTTGGAAGGTTTACCAGCTCGATGGCCCATTATTTTTCGGCTCAGCCGCAAACTTTCTTGAACTGTTTAATGCGGCGGATGATCCACAAGATGTAATTGTTGACTTTGGCCGTTCAAGAGTTGCTGATCATTCAGCATTGGATGCGATTGATACCTTGGCCGAACGCTATGCCAATGCCGGAAAACGCCTGCACTTACGGCATTTATCCCCGGATTGTGCCAAGGTTCTGAAGAAAGCGGGCAACCTAGTAGAGGTTAATGTCTTGGAAGATCCGGATTACAAGGTCGCCGACGATAAATTAGATTCTTAA
- a CDS encoding IS3 family transposase (programmed frameshift), which yields MKTSRYTDSQIINILKQAEAGAPVPELCREHGMSSATFYKWRAKYSGMDASLMARMKELEDENRRLKKMYAEERLKAEIIQEAMGKKVVKPSERRVLAQQSVAASDISIRMACRIFSVSETCYRYQSVLRDENADIANWLIQLTTDENDWGFGLCFDYLRNVKDKTWNHKRVYRIYCELALNLRIRPKRRLKRHAPEPLKEPVRPNQVWSVDFMHDQLADGRSYRLFNVIDDYHREGLAIEAGLSLPALRVIRTLNQLLEQRPKPSIIRCDNGPEFISGEFVNWAKQHNIRIEYIQPGKPQQNAYIERHNKTIRYSWVSKHLFDSIEEVQDYATKWLWFYNHERPHKANNGRPPLMAA from the exons ATGAAAACATCGCGATACACGGACAGTCAGATAATCAACATCCTCAAGCAAGCTGAAGCAGGAGCACCCGTTCCAGAGCTTTGTCGTGAGCATGGCATGAGCAGTGCGACCTTTTACAAATGGCGGGCAAAATACAGTGGGATGGATGCGTCACTCATGGCGCGTATGAAAGAACTTGAAGACGAAAACCGACGGCTCAAGAAAATGTATGCTGAAGAACGTCTCAAAGCCGAAATTATTCAGGAAGCCATGG GCAAAAAAGTGGTGAAGCCCAGTGAGCGACGCGTGCTTGCTCAGCAGTCTGTGGCGGCTTCAGACATCAGTATTCGAATGGCATGTCGCATTTTCAGCGTCAGTGAGACTTGCTACCGCTACCAATCAGTCCTGCGAGACGAAAATGCAGACATTGCCAATTGGCTTATTCAGCTGACGACAGATGAAAATGACTGGGGCTTTGGTCTGTGCTTTGATTACCTGCGCAATGTGAAGGACAAAACATGGAACCACAAACGTGTGTATCGTATTTATTGCGAGCTAGCGTTAAACCTGCGTATTCGTCCTAAACGACGGCTAAAACGCCATGCTCCAGAGCCGTTAAAAGAACCCGTGCGGCCGAATCAAGTATGGTCCGTCGATTTCATGCATGACCAGTTGGCTGATGGTCGCAGCTACCGTTTATTTAATGTGATTGATGATTATCATCGTGAAGGCTTGGCGATTGAAGCGGGACTGTCACTGCCAGCACTAAGGGTTATCCGAACTCTTAATCAACTCTTGGAACAACGCCCTAAACCTTCCATTATCCGTTGTGATAATGGGCCTGAATTCATTAGCGGTGAGTTTGTTAATTGGGCCAAGCAACATAACATTCGGATTGAATATATTCAGCCAGGTAAACCTCAGCAGAACGCCTATATCGAGCGACACAACAAAACGATTCGATACAGTTGGGTGAGCAAGCATCTATTCGATTCAATTGAGGAGGTACAAGACTATGCGACAAAGTGGCTATGGTTTTACAATCATGAACGACCACACAAAGCCAATAACGGCAGGCCACCACTGATGGCTGCTTAA
- a CDS encoding diacylglycerol kinase encodes MKPANNHGIKRVIRATGFSIQGLKAAWIHEAAFRQECILAIILLPLAFVFNTTTVESLLMVITVFLVLIAELINSAIEAVVDRISDEIHPLSGRAKDIGSAAVFLALVLCAITWALILLPKLL; translated from the coding sequence ATGAAACCGGCAAATAATCACGGCATTAAACGCGTCATCCGGGCGACCGGCTTTTCCATCCAAGGGCTTAAAGCCGCATGGATTCACGAAGCCGCATTCCGTCAGGAGTGTATTCTGGCCATCATACTGTTACCACTGGCTTTTGTGTTTAATACCACCACAGTTGAAAGCCTGCTGATGGTCATTACCGTCTTTCTGGTGCTGATTGCTGAGTTGATTAACTCCGCAATTGAAGCGGTAGTCGATCGTATTAGCGATGAAATCCACCCATTAAGTGGTCGGGCAAAGGATATCGGCTCTGCCGCTGTATTTTTGGCGCTGGTACTCTGTGCGATAACTTGGGCTTTAATCCTACTGCCTAAATTGCTGTGA
- a CDS encoding 2OG-Fe(II) oxygenase family protein → MTLSPIDYHARDSAQQFVDSLQQTGFAVLYNHPISQTLVNKVYQDWQKFFASNDKLNYLFNPKTQDGFFPSEVSETAKGHCVKDIKEYFHVYPWGRIPAHLNDDILNYYQQANQLATELLDWVDQKCPEEIMTRFSVPLPEMILDSQKTLLRVLHYPPLTGEEEIGAVRAAAHEDINLLTILPAASQPGLEVKTRDGQWLKVSCDFGQLIINSGDMLKEASGGYFPSTTHRVVNPVNGAAHSSRLSLPLFLHPKPEVVLSERHTAQSYLSERLRELGVI, encoded by the coding sequence ATGACATTATCTCCCATTGATTACCATGCCAGAGACAGTGCCCAACAATTTGTTGATTCATTACAACAGACAGGTTTTGCCGTGCTGTATAACCACCCCATTAGTCAGACACTGGTCAATAAAGTCTACCAAGACTGGCAAAAGTTCTTCGCCAGCAATGACAAATTAAATTATCTGTTCAACCCCAAAACCCAAGACGGCTTTTTCCCATCAGAAGTTTCAGAAACCGCCAAAGGCCACTGCGTTAAGGATATCAAAGAGTATTTCCATGTTTATCCTTGGGGACGAATTCCAGCTCACCTTAATGATGATATTCTCAATTACTATCAACAGGCCAATCAATTAGCAACCGAATTACTCGATTGGGTTGACCAGAAATGCCCTGAAGAGATTATGACCCGTTTTTCTGTGCCCCTGCCGGAAATGATCCTCGATAGCCAAAAAACCCTTTTGCGAGTATTGCACTATCCCCCACTCACCGGTGAGGAAGAAATTGGTGCCGTACGCGCCGCAGCACACGAAGACATTAATCTACTCACTATCTTACCTGCCGCCAGTCAACCTGGGTTGGAAGTCAAAACCCGCGATGGACAATGGCTTAAAGTTTCTTGTGATTTTGGCCAGCTGATTATTAACAGTGGGGATATGTTAAAAGAAGCCTCAGGAGGCTACTTCCCTTCTACTACACACAGGGTTGTAAACCCCGTCAACGGCGCGGCTCACAGTTCACGGCTATCCTTACCGCTATTTCTTCACCCTAAACCTGAAGTGGTATTATCAGAACGTCACACCGCCCAGAGTTATCTCAGCGAAAGGCTGCGTGAGTTAGGCGTAATATGA
- the ylqF gene encoding ribosome biogenesis GTPase YlqF, which produces MAIQWFPGHMHKARKEIAEAMPQIDLVIEVLDARIPYSSENPMVASLRGDRPCIKLLNKCDLADPEITAQWIEYLEKEQGVKAMAVTTLQPALIKKIPELCRKLVPNRVGSEKQLRTMIMGIPNVGKSTIINTLAGRTIAKTGNEPAVTKAQQRINLGNGIVLSDTPGILWPKVDNEASSYRLAVTGAIKDTAMEYDDVAMFAAEYFLAAYPQAIQERYKIDELPATDIELLEEIGAKRGAKRAGGRVDLHKVSELLLHEFRSGKIGLLSLETPAMAEQEKAEVARILAEKAAEKEARKAAEKLKRSGKRH; this is translated from the coding sequence ATGGCAATCCAATGGTTTCCAGGACACATGCACAAAGCCCGCAAAGAAATTGCCGAGGCGATGCCACAGATTGATTTGGTTATTGAAGTATTGGATGCACGCATTCCCTACTCCAGCGAAAACCCCATGGTTGCCAGCCTGCGTGGTGACCGTCCCTGCATCAAATTACTGAACAAATGCGATTTAGCTGATCCTGAGATCACCGCCCAGTGGATTGAATACCTTGAAAAAGAACAGGGTGTAAAAGCGATGGCGGTGACCACACTGCAGCCTGCACTTATCAAAAAAATTCCCGAACTGTGCCGCAAACTGGTCCCGAATCGCGTTGGCAGCGAAAAACAGCTCCGCACCATGATTATGGGGATCCCCAATGTTGGCAAATCGACCATTATTAACACCTTAGCAGGCCGTACCATTGCCAAAACCGGTAATGAACCAGCAGTCACTAAAGCCCAGCAGCGCATTAATCTCGGCAATGGCATTGTGCTGTCTGACACCCCAGGTATTCTTTGGCCAAAAGTGGACAATGAAGCATCCAGTTACCGTCTGGCCGTCACTGGTGCCATCAAAGATACCGCGATGGAATATGACGATGTCGCCATGTTTGCAGCAGAATATTTTCTCGCCGCCTACCCTCAGGCAATCCAAGAGCGATATAAAATCGATGAACTGCCAGCAACCGATATTGAACTGTTAGAAGAGATTGGCGCTAAGCGAGGAGCGAAACGAGCCGGAGGCCGAGTCGATCTGCACAAGGTTTCAGAGTTATTACTGCACGAATTCCGCTCTGGTAAAATTGGGCTGCTCAGCTTAGAGACGCCTGCAATGGCTGAGCAGGAAAAAGCCGAAGTAGCTCGAATTCTGGCAGAAAAGGCCGCAGAGAAAGAAGCCCGCAAAGCTGCAGAGAAACTGAAACGCTCCGGCAAACGTCACTAA
- the rne gene encoding ribonuclease E: protein MKRMLINATQSEELRVALVDGQQLYDLDIESPGHEQKKANIYKGKITRVEPSLEAAFVDYGAERHGFLPLKEIAREYFPKGYTFQGRPNIKEVVHEGQEVIVQIDKEERGNKGAALTTFLSLAGSYLVLMPNNPRAGGISRRIEGDERTELKEAMASLDIPQGMGLIVRTAGVGKDAAELKWDLNVLQHHWAAIREAADSRPAPFLIHQESNVIVRAIRDYLRRDVGEILIDHAKIFEQAKQHIALVRPDFVERIKLYKSEVPLFTHYQIESQIESAFQREVRLPSGGSIVIDPTEALTSIDINSARATKGGDIEETALNTNLEAADEIARQLRLRDLGGLVVIDFIDMTPVRHQREVENRLRDAVHHDRARVQLGRISRFGLMEMSRQRLRPSLEESAAHLCPRCHGQGTIRGTESLALSILRLMEEEAIKENTSQIEAVVPVDVAAFLLNEKRKAIRITEQRHNVEVYIIPDAHMMTPDYRVVRHRKDDEIQEASYKRTEEPENKLYEPRKLERTAADEPVLKGFATPKKPLANKAANNKPQDQTKPGLFSRLASAIGALFSSSDSQEQAKTNNKAQQDKKAQGNSNNANNRRNRRNDSRSDNRRERNADTEKSQETAAAQEKRRNKKSEVNAERNARTNNKDDKQQKNQQAKERDTVPAAKVEKEKETKQQPKQEAVRERRQRRNMRRKVRLENAETTDVAAEQLPEQPEMTQANAPAEDKADKAPRPRRQRREKQPQENVESQDDAEAVTNQSATEQVQAPTVQPESTAIDTATENQPTNIAEASTADNTEQKAEERAQRDTQRRSRRSPRHLRAAGQRRRRDEQEAAQQAEQQNVDNNSQETVVLDAQADVIEVAPVQLNPAKATTDNAANDVKTEQAVVTQAAKPVSPWTEKAAKANAESTTASAPKMAKNTVEAEASNTQAQTETQTPATATQATDTAVVAPAVEQTAPQQQVETKKPRRNMASAAMASAAPARPGKTEVKPSPAVEQPSLATQTTEPLVSTAETSEAKSDVQPSIQAETAVTDIAQKSVETQVAEQVAIAPQQVELASEPVTAAKTCEKVTSDDNTSVDVDVVKQASAPMAKPAPVMPRHVVAPVTAAHAVEVQDKPVSHTVAKPTSGRFGTMVSSAMTKPSIEQRDRVETPIGREYQAGSVEISPKHQADHAESDMARP, encoded by the coding sequence ATGAAACGTATGTTGATCAATGCAACTCAATCAGAAGAGTTGCGTGTTGCCCTAGTTGATGGGCAACAACTGTATGACCTGGATATTGAAAGCCCAGGCCACGAGCAAAAAAAAGCCAATATTTACAAGGGTAAAATCACCCGTGTAGAACCGTCTCTTGAAGCCGCTTTTGTTGACTATGGCGCAGAACGTCATGGTTTCCTGCCGTTAAAAGAAATTGCCCGCGAATACTTCCCTAAAGGCTACACCTTCCAAGGCCGCCCAAATATCAAAGAAGTCGTGCATGAAGGCCAGGAAGTTATCGTACAAATCGATAAAGAAGAGCGTGGTAACAAAGGCGCAGCCCTAACCACCTTCCTCAGTTTGGCGGGTTCTTATCTGGTATTAATGCCTAACAACCCTCGCGCGGGCGGTATTAGCCGTAGAATTGAAGGTGATGAGCGTACTGAGCTGAAAGAAGCCATGGCCTCACTGGATATTCCACAGGGAATGGGATTAATTGTCCGCACCGCAGGTGTTGGTAAAGATGCCGCTGAACTTAAGTGGGATTTAAACGTACTGCAGCACCACTGGGCTGCTATTCGTGAAGCCGCTGACAGCCGACCAGCACCTTTCCTGATCCATCAAGAAAGCAATGTTATCGTACGGGCAATTCGTGATTACTTACGCCGTGATGTTGGCGAAATTTTGATTGACCACGCCAAGATTTTTGAACAGGCCAAACAACATATTGCTTTGGTGCGTCCAGATTTTGTTGAACGGATCAAACTGTATAAATCTGAAGTGCCGCTGTTTACTCACTACCAGATTGAATCGCAAATTGAATCTGCGTTCCAACGTGAAGTACGCCTGCCATCCGGTGGTTCAATTGTGATTGACCCAACCGAGGCTCTGACCTCTATCGATATCAACTCAGCCCGCGCAACCAAAGGCGGTGATATTGAAGAAACCGCCCTGAATACCAACTTGGAAGCGGCAGATGAAATCGCCCGCCAATTACGCCTGCGTGACTTGGGCGGCTTAGTGGTGATTGACTTTATCGATATGACCCCAGTTCGCCATCAACGTGAAGTGGAAAACCGCTTGCGTGATGCGGTTCACCACGACCGAGCTCGGGTTCAATTAGGCCGAATCTCCCGTTTTGGCTTAATGGAAATGAGCCGTCAGCGTCTACGTCCATCACTGGAAGAATCTGCCGCTCACCTGTGTCCTCGCTGTCATGGCCAAGGCACTATCCGTGGAACCGAATCACTGGCACTGTCAATTCTGCGCCTGATGGAAGAAGAAGCCATCAAGGAAAATACCTCGCAAATTGAAGCCGTAGTTCCGGTCGATGTTGCCGCCTTCTTGCTCAATGAAAAGCGTAAAGCTATCCGTATCACCGAGCAGCGCCATAATGTTGAAGTTTACATTATCCCAGATGCGCACATGATGACCCCGGATTACCGTGTGGTACGTCATCGTAAGGATGATGAAATTCAAGAAGCCAGCTACAAGCGTACTGAAGAGCCAGAAAACAAGCTGTATGAGCCGCGCAAACTGGAGCGCACAGCAGCCGATGAACCGGTTCTGAAAGGTTTTGCCACACCGAAAAAGCCTCTGGCCAATAAGGCTGCAAATAACAAGCCTCAAGATCAGACAAAGCCAGGTCTATTCAGTCGCTTAGCTAGCGCTATTGGCGCACTGTTCTCATCATCTGATAGTCAAGAGCAAGCCAAGACAAACAACAAAGCACAGCAAGACAAGAAGGCTCAAGGCAATAGTAATAACGCCAACAACCGTCGTAACCGCCGCAATGATAGCCGTAGCGATAACCGCCGAGAGCGCAATGCTGATACTGAAAAGAGTCAGGAAACCGCTGCCGCGCAGGAAAAGCGCCGCAACAAGAAATCTGAAGTTAATGCCGAGCGTAATGCCCGCACTAACAACAAAGATGACAAACAGCAAAAGAATCAACAGGCTAAAGAGCGTGATACTGTACCTGCGGCCAAAGTTGAAAAAGAAAAAGAAACTAAACAGCAGCCAAAACAGGAAGCTGTTCGAGAACGCCGTCAGCGCCGCAATATGCGCCGTAAAGTGCGCCTGGAAAATGCCGAAACAACTGATGTTGCGGCAGAGCAACTGCCTGAGCAGCCAGAAATGACTCAGGCTAATGCGCCGGCTGAAGATAAAGCGGACAAGGCTCCGCGCCCACGCCGCCAACGTCGTGAAAAACAGCCACAGGAAAATGTTGAGTCACAAGATGACGCAGAAGCAGTAACTAACCAGTCTGCGACTGAACAGGTACAGGCTCCAACCGTACAGCCAGAGTCAACCGCAATTGATACTGCTACAGAAAATCAGCCAACTAATATTGCTGAGGCATCTACTGCTGATAATACGGAGCAAAAAGCAGAAGAGCGAGCTCAACGTGATACTCAGCGTCGCAGTCGCCGTAGCCCACGTCATCTGCGCGCCGCGGGTCAACGCCGCCGCCGTGATGAACAGGAAGCCGCACAACAGGCTGAGCAGCAAAATGTCGACAATAACTCACAGGAAACTGTGGTACTGGACGCCCAAGCTGATGTGATTGAAGTTGCCCCAGTGCAATTAAATCCAGCCAAGGCCACAACTGACAATGCTGCGAATGATGTTAAAACGGAACAAGCTGTAGTCACACAAGCCGCTAAGCCAGTTTCTCCTTGGACTGAAAAAGCAGCTAAAGCTAATGCTGAGTCAACTACAGCGTCAGCACCTAAAATGGCCAAAAACACTGTTGAGGCCGAGGCTAGCAATACTCAGGCTCAAACAGAAACGCAAACGCCTGCGACTGCCACCCAAGCAACTGACACAGCGGTAGTTGCACCGGCTGTTGAGCAAACTGCACCGCAGCAGCAAGTTGAAACTAAAAAGCCTCGCCGTAATATGGCCAGTGCTGCAATGGCTTCAGCTGCGCCAGCGCGTCCAGGAAAAACGGAAGTGAAGCCAAGCCCCGCAGTGGAGCAACCATCCTTGGCAACGCAAACCACTGAACCACTTGTTTCCACAGCAGAAACCAGTGAAGCCAAGAGTGACGTTCAGCCAAGCATCCAAGCTGAGACCGCTGTGACTGACATTGCACAAAAATCGGTTGAGACACAGGTTGCAGAACAAGTAGCTATTGCACCTCAGCAGGTTGAGTTGGCCTCAGAGCCAGTTACTGCAGCAAAAACGTGTGAAAAAGTAACCTCTGATGACAATACAAGTGTAGATGTTGACGTTGTAAAACAGGCCTCTGCCCCAATGGCAAAACCTGCACCAGTGATGCCTCGTCATGTTGTCGCACCAGTCACTGCAGCACATGCCGTTGAAGTGCAAGACAAGCCAGTAAGCCATACTGTAGCCAAACCAACCTCAGGACGCTTTGGTACTATGGTATCGTCTGCTATGACCAAGCCAAGCATTGAGCAACGTGACCGGGTAGAAACCCCGATAGGTCGCGAATATCAAGCCGGCAGTGTTGAGATCAGCCCGAAACATCAGGCCGACCATGCAGAATCTGATATGGCCCGTCCATAA